CGCAGTAGGCACACCTTTCACAATCAGCGTTGCCAATAAACCACAAAAAATACCTAGTCCAATATAAGCAGGGATTTCCCATGATGAAACAAGACGAAATTCAGGAATCGTAAACATGGGGAAATTTCCCAATTCAGAGCGAGTAATCACCGTAGCAATCACTGCTGACATGACAATGGGTGTAAATGTGGCAATCGCATAATCAGCAAGAATCACTTCTAGGGCAAACAATACCCCTGCAATCGGTGCATTAAAGGATGCTGCGATACCACCTGCTACACCGCAGCCAATAAGTGTACGTATTTGTTTTTCCGACAACTTAAACCATTGCCCAATCAATGAAGACAAAGCCGCACCGAGCGCCACGGTTGGTGCTTCACGCCCCATCGATGCACCACTTCCCACGGACAAAATATTGGCAACAAATTCACCACTACTCTTACGAAATGATATTTTACCGCCCCGCTCTGCCAACGCTTCAATCACGCCTGGAATCACCCGTTCTTCAGTCACAGGTAACCAACGATTATTAATCCAGCCTACAATCAAACCAGCAATTGATGGTGCGAGAATAAAAATAGACCAATGGATTTCATGTAAACCTTCAGACCATGATGCTTCACCTGTCCAAATTCGGCTCACCCACTCAATGCCAAAACGCACCAATAACGCGCCATAACCCGCCAAAACACCCACAACCAAGGACCAAAGCCCCAAATACAGTGTATCATGGTTACGTAGCCACTTGGGCATCATACGCAAACGTATATGTAATTGACGCAACATCAGCTTAATTTTGTTGTTTGAATTGTTGTAAATATTGAAGCAGACCTTGCGCATTCAATATTAACATTTGGTATGCATCTTCAAAACCTGAAGCGCCACCATAATAAGGGTCTGGCACATCGGGTGCTTGTGCAGTACCTTCAAAAGCTCGCATCATCACCACTTGTTCAGGTTTTGCCCCCATCGCAATCAAATTGCGTTGGTTTTCGCTATCCATAGCGACAAATATATCCCAATCACCAATATTTTTTCGTGTAATTTGTTGGGCTTGATGATTTTCTAAACTTAAACCTTTTTCCAAAGCTTTGCTTGCTGAACGTGGGTCTGCACCTTTTCCCACATGCCAATCACCAGTACCCGCCGATTCAAAATGAAACTGATGCAATAACCCCTGTTCTTGGGCAACAGATTTGACCACCACTTCTGCCAGTGGTGAGCGACAAATATTACCTAAACAAACAAAAAGAACACGTAATGGTTGGCTCATACTAAATTTTTCTCCGCTTGCGAAGGCTGTAAATATAGCGGTTCAACCCACATTTTAGCATCCATTTCGGGTTGAAGTTGACGCACTTGGGCGATTAACGCTTGCTCACGCATTTGCTGTAAAGGCAACGCCTTCCAACCTGGCAAATCAAACGTAATCTCTGATAAAGCAATATATTGCGCAGCGGGCAATGTTAAGAATGCTTCCCAAGTTAAACATTGTGGCGGCACAATACATTGACCTGCTGAAAACTTGGCTGCATAAACCAGCCCAGAACGCGCATCTTCAATTGCCCACAGCTCATCTTCTACCAAAGCTTGTTGTGCCGTAATAGCTAAAGAAGACAAAGCGTACACAGGTTTATGCAACGATGCATTCATGCCTGCAATGGTTGCACATGCTACCCGCAAACCAGTGAAAGAACCTGGTCCTGTACCAACAGCAAATGCACCAATATCCTGCCACTGCAAACCTTGCTTTTGTACAACCTGCTCCAACAGCGGAAGCAGCTCACGCGAATGCGCACGCGGTGTGTTCATGTTTGCAGAAACACTTTCTCCATCTGGAAAAAATAAACACACTGACGCACCCGCCGCTGTATCCAAAGCTAAGATAGGTTTAGAAAACAGCGACATAGAAAAAAGACAGTTTAAATCAGGTAAGCTGACCGTATGAATGCAAACCAGACAAATACATGTTTACACCCACGAAACAGAAAATAGTCACCAAGAAACCTAACACAGCCCACCATGCCAAGGTTTTACCCTGTAAACCATGCGAGAAACGTGCATGCAAATATGCGCCATACACAAGCCATACAATCAATGCCCAAGTTTCTTTAGGGTCCCAAGACCAGTAACCACCCCAAGCTTCTGCTGCCCAAGCTGCACCCAAAATAGTTGCCAAAGTAAATGCTGGGAAACCAATCGCAACAGCTTTATATGCTAAGTTATCCAATTGTTTTAATGATGGGAATACAGACAACAATCTTGATTGCGAACCACTTTCTTCCAAACGATTACGGAACAACCAAGCCATACCCGCAGCACAAGCCACCGCAAATGAGCCATAACCCACAAAGTTTAGTGGTACATGAATCTTCATCCAGTAGGACTGTAATGCAGGTACAAGTGGTTTGATATCCGATTGTCCAATCGACTCTAACCAGATAGAGAAGAAAATACCTGCTGCCACAATCGGCATTACAAATGCACCAAGACCACGCGCATTATGGCGGCTTTCAAGGGTTAAATAAATTACACAAATCACACAAAACAATAAGATGAACACTTCATACAAGTTTGATACAGGTGCATGACCAATATCACCACCCATCAACAAATACGATTCATACCAACGCAATAATAATGCAGAACCACCAGCATACACACCAATCCAAGCAGTTGCTGTACCCAATTTACCAATAAATGAATCAGGTGCAAAAAGGTATGCAATATAACACAATGCTGAAAATAACATCACCACATTCATGGTCATAACCACATTGCCTGAGAATAAGTTGGATTGATCTTCATAGGTAATCATCGCTTCAGACGGTTCAAATAAGGTATATAATCCCATCAATGCTACCATCAACACTGCACCATCAAACCAAGGCACTAAAATTTCAGAAAAACGAAATGCGCGGAACTTGGATTCTGATGTTGTGAAGGCATAACCCATACCAACCACAGCACCACCAGCCATCCACTTCACACCTTCAAGGCTAAACATTTGGAATACAAAGTTATCTTCTACATAACCACCACCTGCAAACATGGCCATCGCCGCCAGACCTGCCAGTAAACCCAAATAAGCCCAGTTACGTACATGGGCGATCCGCCCTTTATACATCGAACTGGTAAAGCTAACTTTATCTGCTGTTATCGCTGTCATACTTTCACTCCTTGTTCATACGCAGTTTTGATTTGTTTTTCTAAATCATCAAACTCTTGTTCAAAAGCAACAGGATTACGATTACTTAAACCGGTGACTTCTACTTTCACTTGACCGTCTTCTTGCTCTTGGATTTTCACCCATACTTTACGGTGCGCGACATAGAACATAATGCACAAGCCGCCAACAAGCAACCCACTGCCAATCCAAACCACATCCATACCAGGGTCTTTGGCAAGTTGCAAACCTGTATAATATGTTTGATCATAATCTTCTAACACGGGCACAAATGGCCAAGGCATATCAGGCAACACTTTCAACGCTTGGATAACGCGATTACCCAACATAGGTAAATCACTCGGTCTTCCCTCAGGGTAAACTTCATCCAAAGATGCGCGGAATGCATTCAAGTTATCTTCTTGTGTTGCACCTTGTTGTGTTGGTAAACGGTGTACAAATGCCTGAAACAACTGCCATTCTTTAGGCTCTGAAAAATCCAAGCCCAATAAAAATGTTTCAAAATCACGCGCATCGCCCGTTTTTGAAATCATCATATAAGAACCCTGGTTTTTACCATTGATGATGAAAGGATTCATAAAGCTGCGCACCAATACTGGCGTCAAACCCTTACCACGAATCACAAAGTCAACCGATGGACCCATGTCCTTAAAGTCTTTAGGTTCACCTGCAGCTGCCATATTTTCAATATTATACGGACGGAAATCTTTTAACTCTAAGCTCACATCAGAATATGGATCTTCAAACATGCTGTAAACTCTAGCTTTGGCTACATCAACATTACCCTTCTTATTTAAGCGATAAAGGTTCAATGTAATCGCCGAACCACCATCACCAAAAGATGCTTGGTAAATGCGCACACCTTTATACAACAACGGTTCATTCACGATAATATCTTTGGTCATCATTTCTTTACCATTTTCAATAATGGTTAGCGTACTACGAAACTCAGATGGTGCACCTGTGGAGAAAAAGTTAATACTAAAATCATCACAGCGAATTTCAAATGGCATCTTCAAGTATTCGATGCCTGTGCCTTTAAGAAAAGATATTTCACTTTCTTTACCACCTTCGGGCACTGCCATATTACCACGGAAACCAAATTGAACACTCATCCAGCCACCAATCAAAATGACCAACATGGCAGCATGAACGGTAATATAACCCCACTTATGGAAACGCCCTTTATCCCCACGTAACCAAAGCACATCACCCACTTTGGTTTCCATCCATTTCCAATCAGGTAACGACTCTTTAATACTCGCTACTGCTTTTTCTTTATCATCAAAGGTCAAATCAAACTTATGTTCAATATGTTTGCGTGCATTTTCATTCATGGTGCCTTTACGATTTTTCATTTCTTGCAAGAAACGTGGTGTATTGCGCAGCAGACACGCTGCCAAAGAAAACATCAATAAACCCAGAATGGTTAAGAACCACCAAGTATGGTACATATCGAACAGACCTAAAGCGCGGAACGTCCAATACCATGTTGGCCCAAACTGATGCAAATAGTCGGCTTGATCTTGGTTTTGTTGTAATACTGTGCCAATCACGGATGCAACGGACAATAGTAATAGTAGTAGAATCGCGACGGGCATAGAGCCAACACGATTAAGAATGGGTTTGAGTGTATGGTGATAGAATATCATGGTGGCGTAGCATAGCCACATCAAGATAAAGATTACATTAAAAAAAAATACCCTTAATTTTAACATATATATTATACGCTCAAAGTGTTTTGCTTGCATGGTTTGATAACACCCTTAATATCTCTGCCCTAAACTACATTAAAGGTGTTAAACTTATGCTGATTCAACAAATTACAGACGATATGAAGACCGCTATGAAAGCAAAAGATAAAGTGGCACTCGGTGTTATTCGCATGCTTAGGGCTGCAATTAAAGATAAAGAAATAGAGCTGGGTATAACTTTAGAAAACACAGAAACACTTGCTGTTATCGGAAAACTTATCAAACAACGTAAAGACTCAGCAAGCCAATACCGTGAAGCAGACCGCCCTGAATTGGCTGAAAAAGAAGAAGCCGAAATTAAAGTATTAGAAGTTTACTTGCCTGAACAAATGAATGATGCTGAAATCAAGCAACTGGTTGCTGATGCCGTTGCAGAAGCAGGTGCAACATCGATGAAGGATATGGGCAAAGTGATGGGTATTGTCCGCCCTAAAGCACAAGGCAAGGCAGACATGAGCAAAGTCTCCGCCGAAGTGAAAGCTGCGCTTCAATAGACAACACTTAATGTAAACCATGCATATCCCAGCGGGCTTTTATCCAGACTTTCTCCTCATATTAGGTAATACCATTACTATTCCCTTTATTTTGATTGCCATTTGGCGAACAGAAACACGGTTTTGGTCGGGTTGGTCAGAAGGTTTACAAATTTCCGCTATTTTTGTCGCGCTTACTGGTCTGTATATGCTTCAAGCCGACATCAAACCAGGTATGGCAGTGCACTGGTTAGGCGTTATGCTGACGGTGATGATGATTGGCCCCTGGACTGCCATTGTGACCTTATCCGCCGTCCATTTATTTCTTCTTATTGCGTTTGGTATTGGTGATATATCCACATTAGGTTTTAATATCAGCACATCGGTATTGCTTCCTGTCGCTATTGCTTCAGCTATTCATTTACTTTTCTATTATAAATTCCCACGCATTGTTCCAGTATATTTTGCCAAAGTCGGTTTTGGTGACCTGCTCTGCATGTGGGGCGTGGATGCTGTGCTTACCTTATGCTTATTAACATGGTCAGATTACCCATCTTTTCATATTTACCAGGACTTCACCTTGGTTTTAGCCTTGATGGGTGGCATGGAGGCTGTAATTAGCACATGGGTTGTGGCAGGTTTAGTCTGTTACTTTCCTACCTGGTTGGTTACTTTTAACGATGAAGAATATATCAACGGCAAATAATATGAGAACATTTCACGCTTGATGACTTTAGAAATAACCCCGCTTCTCCTGCAAAACCTCTACTGGATAACATTGCTTGCCGTGATTGTATCCTCAGCATCGGGTGTGCTCAAAGCAGGATTTAAACAATTTGATTTATTTGGTGTTATTATGATTGCGGTCACCACAGGTTTGGGTGGCGGATCTTTGCGCGATATGCTGCTCGACCGTGATGTTTTTTGGATTGCTGACCAAGTCTTTTTTATCGCATCTATAGGTAGTGCTATTGCCATCTTTATAGCAGCACGATTCATCATTATTTCACCCAAATACTTTCTTATCGCTGATGCTGCTGGTTTAGCCACCTTTGCCATTGCAGGCACATTGGTTTCATTGATGTTAGGCACATCACCCTTGGTTGCCAGTTTTATGGGGGTCATCACAGGCGCAATGGGTGGTGTATTTCGTGATGTGTTATGCAATGAAACACCCGTTGTCTTTTCTAGCTCGCTTTATGCGACAGTATCATGGTTGGGTTCTTTGCTTTTTATCGGGCTGCTCGCCTTCGGAATTGAAACCACCTACGCCGCTACCATTGCCGGTGTAAGTATCTTTATTGCACGTCTACTTGCCATTTATTACAAACTAAAACTGCCACGATTCCGTTTTAAAGCTTAATCATGGTGCTGGATTAGGGTATTGTTGGTGTACCGTCTCAATTCTATGCAATGTTTCATCACTTAATACAACACTTACACTGCCTAAATTTTCTTTGAGTTGTTCCAAGTTGGTTGCGCCAATAATAGTGCTGGCTGTAAACCACCGACTGCGCACAAATGCCAGCGCAAGTTGTGTGAGTGTTAAGCCTGCATCTGCTGCAACGTCCGCATAAGCTTGCAAGGCTTCAGGCACATTCACTTTGCTGTATCGCTGGGTGAATTGAGGAAATTGTGTTACCCGCCCTTGGGTTTGTGGATTTTCAAGGTATTTTCCTGATAAATGTCCAAAAGCAAGCGGACTATACGCCAACAAACCTACCTGTTCATGCCGACAAGTTTCAGCAAGCCCTGCTTCAAATGTGCGGTTTAATAAATGATATGCGTTTTGAATGCTTACAATGTGCGGCAAACCCAATGTTTTGGCATATTGATTGAATGTACTCACACCATAGGGTGTCTCATTGCTCAAACCAATATAACGCACTTTCCCTGCATCCACCAAAGCAGCCAAAGCCTGCAACTGTTCCACAATTGGCGTGGTCTCATGTTCTTGTGTGATATCATAACTGGTAGCACCAAACATAGGCACATAGCGGTCTGGCCAATGAATTTGATACAAATCCACATAATCGGTTTGCAGGCGTTTTAAACTTGCATCAATCGCCTCATTGATATGTTCCACAGTGATTCGAGGGCCACCTCGGATCCATTCAAACCCACGCGAAGGGCCTGTGATTTTAGTGGCAAGAATCAACTTATCCCGCGGCCGATCTTTCAGCCATGAACCCACATATGATTCCGTTCTGCCTTGGGTCTCCGCACGCGGTGCAACGGGATACATTTCCGCCGTATCAATAAAATTTACACCATAATCGATTGCCATATCCAGTTGGGCATGGGCATCACTTTCACTGTTTTGCTCGCCAAATGTCATGGTTCCCAAACAAATTTCAGATACTTCTAAATCGCCGCTGCCCAGTTGGTTCTTTTTCATGGTGTCACCTCTTGGGCAAGCTTATAGGTTTCCCTGCACATTTTGAACCACCATGAACATAAGGCGGTGTGCATAAACACAAGCACTATTGCCTTTCCCAACTTAAGCACCTTACAATCTCGAACCTATGAGCATAACGATGAACACTTTTACCAAACTAGAACACAATGATGACCATATCCACCTCGCCTTTTCATCTCCACAGCGGGTCATAAGTTCTGCTATTTTGAACGGAGGTTTGATAAAAGCCGACCATATTGTAAATCGAAAAGTACCCAAACATTCATCCTCTTGTGAAGCTCCTGAAAAAAGCCTAAGCGACTATGCCAAGGCTCGAGGCTGGCAAGGTCATGTGGTTGGTATGATGACAGCCGCTTCAATGTCTTCATTGCGTATTGAGCAGGCTTGTGTTGAAGGCATGAATATAACTGTGCTCGTCACCACAGGAATAAGCAACGCACGGCGTGCTGGCGACAAAGCGGATATACAAGAATTATTAGGCACAACAGGTGAGGTCGGTACAATTAACCTTATCCTCATATTTTCAGCGCAATTAACGGATGCTGCATTGGTAGAAGCCATGATGATTGCCACAGAAGCCAAAGCCGCAGCCTTGCAAAATGCTAAGGTTTTAAGCCCTGTCTCTGGTTTCTTCGCCACTGGAACGGGAACCGATGCTATCGCTGTCGTCTGCAGCGATGATACGCAAAAAATAAAATTCTGTGGCAAACATGTCTTACTCGGTGAGTGGATTGGGCGCTTGGTTATCAAAGCTGTGACCCGTTCATTAAAAGCCGAGGCTTCTGTGTGATATAAAAAAATAGCCTTGATGCTTTCACATCAAGGCTAATATTATTTTAAAGGTTAATTAACGTCCGCGTCTTGGTGCACCGCGACCGCGACCACCACCTGAGCGTTCACCACCACCGCTTCTGCTACCACGGTTATTACCCGGGC
This genomic stretch from Ghiorsea bivora harbors:
- a CDS encoding cytochrome c biogenesis protein ResB — its product is MIFYHHTLKPILNRVGSMPVAILLLLLLSVASVIGTVLQQNQDQADYLHQFGPTWYWTFRALGLFDMYHTWWFLTILGLLMFSLAACLLRNTPRFLQEMKNRKGTMNENARKHIEHKFDLTFDDKEKAVASIKESLPDWKWMETKVGDVLWLRGDKGRFHKWGYITVHAAMLVILIGGWMSVQFGFRGNMAVPEGGKESEISFLKGTGIEYLKMPFEIRCDDFSINFFSTGAPSEFRSTLTIIENGKEMMTKDIIVNEPLLYKGVRIYQASFGDGGSAITLNLYRLNKKGNVDVAKARVYSMFEDPYSDVSLELKDFRPYNIENMAAAGEPKDFKDMGPSVDFVIRGKGLTPVLVRSFMNPFIINGKNQGSYMMISKTGDARDFETFLLGLDFSEPKEWQLFQAFVHRLPTQQGATQEDNLNAFRASLDEVYPEGRPSDLPMLGNRVIQALKVLPDMPWPFVPVLEDYDQTYYTGLQLAKDPGMDVVWIGSGLLVGGLCIMFYVAHRKVWVKIQEQEDGQVKVEVTGLSNRNPVAFEQEFDDLEKQIKTAYEQGVKV
- a CDS encoding adenosylcobinamide amidohydrolase is translated as MNTFTKLEHNDDHIHLAFSSPQRVISSAILNGGLIKADHIVNRKVPKHSSSCEAPEKSLSDYAKARGWQGHVVGMMTAASMSSLRIEQACVEGMNITVLVTTGISNARRAGDKADIQELLGTTGEVGTINLILIFSAQLTDAALVEAMMIATEAKAAALQNAKVLSPVSGFFATGTGTDAIAVVCSDDTQKIKFCGKHVLLGEWIGRLVIKAVTRSLKAEASV
- a CDS encoding GatB/YqeY domain-containing protein; translated protein: MLIQQITDDMKTAMKAKDKVALGVIRMLRAAIKDKEIELGITLENTETLAVIGKLIKQRKDSASQYREADRPELAEKEEAEIKVLEVYLPEQMNDAEIKQLVADAVAEAGATSMKDMGKVMGIVRPKAQGKADMSKVSAEVKAALQ
- the tsaB gene encoding tRNA (adenosine(37)-N6)-threonylcarbamoyltransferase complex dimerization subunit type 1 TsaB, with product MSLFSKPILALDTAAGASVCLFFPDGESVSANMNTPRAHSRELLPLLEQVVQKQGLQWQDIGAFAVGTGPGSFTGLRVACATIAGMNASLHKPVYALSSLAITAQQALVEDELWAIEDARSGLVYAAKFSAGQCIVPPQCLTWEAFLTLPAAQYIALSEITFDLPGWKALPLQQMREQALIAQVRQLQPEMDAKMWVEPLYLQPSQAEKNLV
- the ccsB gene encoding c-type cytochrome biogenesis protein CcsB, coding for MTAITADKVSFTSSMYKGRIAHVRNWAYLGLLAGLAAMAMFAGGGYVEDNFVFQMFSLEGVKWMAGGAVVGMGYAFTTSESKFRAFRFSEILVPWFDGAVLMVALMGLYTLFEPSEAMITYEDQSNLFSGNVVMTMNVVMLFSALCYIAYLFAPDSFIGKLGTATAWIGVYAGGSALLLRWYESYLLMGGDIGHAPVSNLYEVFILLFCVICVIYLTLESRHNARGLGAFVMPIVAAGIFFSIWLESIGQSDIKPLVPALQSYWMKIHVPLNFVGYGSFAVACAAGMAWLFRNRLEESGSQSRLLSVFPSLKQLDNLAYKAVAIGFPAFTLATILGAAWAAEAWGGYWSWDPKETWALIVWLVYGAYLHARFSHGLQGKTLAWWAVLGFLVTIFCFVGVNMYLSGLHSYGQLT
- a CDS encoding low molecular weight protein-tyrosine-phosphatase produces the protein MSQPLRVLFVCLGNICRSPLAEVVVKSVAQEQGLLHQFHFESAGTGDWHVGKGADPRSASKALEKGLSLENHQAQQITRKNIGDWDIFVAMDSENQRNLIAMGAKPEQVVMMRAFEGTAQAPDVPDPYYGGASGFEDAYQMLILNAQGLLQYLQQFKQQN
- a CDS encoding trimeric intracellular cation channel family protein; protein product: MTLEITPLLLQNLYWITLLAVIVSSASGVLKAGFKQFDLFGVIMIAVTTGLGGGSLRDMLLDRDVFWIADQVFFIASIGSAIAIFIAARFIIISPKYFLIADAAGLATFAIAGTLVSLMLGTSPLVASFMGVITGAMGGVFRDVLCNETPVVFSSSLYATVSWLGSLLFIGLLAFGIETTYAATIAGVSIFIARLLAIYYKLKLPRFRFKA
- a CDS encoding energy-coupling factor ABC transporter permease, with protein sequence MHIPAGFYPDFLLILGNTITIPFILIAIWRTETRFWSGWSEGLQISAIFVALTGLYMLQADIKPGMAVHWLGVMLTVMMIGPWTAIVTLSAVHLFLLIAFGIGDISTLGFNISTSVLLPVAIASAIHLLFYYKFPRIVPVYFAKVGFGDLLCMWGVDAVLTLCLLTWSDYPSFHIYQDFTLVLALMGGMEAVISTWVVAGLVCYFPTWLVTFNDEEYINGK
- a CDS encoding aldo/keto reductase, translating into MKKNQLGSGDLEVSEICLGTMTFGEQNSESDAHAQLDMAIDYGVNFIDTAEMYPVAPRAETQGRTESYVGSWLKDRPRDKLILATKITGPSRGFEWIRGGPRITVEHINEAIDASLKRLQTDYVDLYQIHWPDRYVPMFGATSYDITQEHETTPIVEQLQALAALVDAGKVRYIGLSNETPYGVSTFNQYAKTLGLPHIVSIQNAYHLLNRTFEAGLAETCRHEQVGLLAYSPLAFGHLSGKYLENPQTQGRVTQFPQFTQRYSKVNVPEALQAYADVAADAGLTLTQLALAFVRSRWFTASTIIGATNLEQLKENLGSVSVVLSDETLHRIETVHQQYPNPAP